AGCAGATCCCGGTCGGTCCCGGCCGCGGATCGGCCGCCGGGTCTCTGGCCGCCTACTGCCTGCGGATCACGAATATCGACCCGATCCGCTACGGCCTGCTCTTCGAGCGCTTTCTCAATCCGCAGCGCATCAGCATGCCTGATATCGACATCGACTTCTGCATCAACGGCCGTGAAGAGGTCATCCAGTATGTCACCGAAAAGTACGGCCGGGACAGCGTCGGACAGATCATCACCTTCGGGACCATGAAGGCCCGCGCGGCTATCCGCGACGTCGGGCGCAGCCTCAACATCCCCCTCAAAGACGTCGACCGGATCGCCAAGCTCGTGCCCGAAGGCCCGCGCGTAACGCTCGAACAGGCCCTCGCGGAAGAGCCCGAGCTTCGCAAACTGGAGCAGAGCGACCCTGCTGTCCGCAAGCTCCTGACCATCTCCCGTTCGCTCGAAGGGCTCTCCCGCCACGCCTCGACGCATGCCTCCGGCGTCGTAATCTCCGACCGGCCCCTCGTCGAGTACCTGCCGCTTTTCAAAGGGGCACGGGACGAAATCATGACCCAGTTCACCATGGACCGGATCGAGCAGCTCGGGCTGATCAAATTCGATTTTCTGGGTCTGAAGACCTTGACCGTGATCCGGCAGGCCCTGGATCTGATCCAGCAGACCACCGGCAGAGAGCTGGATCTGGAGAAGATCCCCCTGGACGACCCGGCGACTTATCAACTCTGCTGCGAGGGGAAGACGACGGGGGTCTTCCAGCTGGAAAGCTCCGGTATGAAGGAGCTGCTGAGACGCCTCAAACCCGGCGTTTTCGAGGACATGGTGGCCCTGGTGGCCCTCTATCGCCCGGGGCCCCTGGGAAGCAACATGGTCGAGGATTTCATCAACGGGAAGCACGGCCACACCAGGATCCGATACCCGCTTCCTCAGCTCGAGCCGATCCTGAAGGAGACCTACGGGGTGATCCTGTATCAGGAACAGGTGATGAAGATCGCCCAGGTGCTCGCCGACTACAGCCTGGCCGAGGCGGACGAACTGCGCAAGGCCATCGGCAAGAAAAAGGTCGAGGTCATGGCGCAGCACCAGAACCGCTTTACCGAAGGCGCCGCCAAGAGTGGGGTGGATCCGGCCAAGGCGGAAAACCTCTTCAATCTGATCGAGAAGTTCGGCGGCTACGGCTTCAACAAATCCCATTCAGCCGCCTACGCCCTGATCGCTTACCAGACAGCCTACCTGAAGGCGCATTTTCCGGTGGAGTTTATGGCCGCCCTTCTGACCCAGGACATGGGGAACCAGGACAAGACCATCAAGAACATCGCCGAGTGCCGCGAGATGGGGATCCGGATCCTGCCCCCCGACATCAACGAAAGCCAGGCGGATTTTTCGGTGATCGACGGCAAAATCCGCTTCGGTCTCGCAGCAGTCAAGAATGTGGGCCTCAAGGCGATCGAGGTCGTCATCGAAGAAAGGGGGGACAGCGGCCCCTTCACCGATCTTTTCGACTTCTGCCGCCGCGTGGAAAGCAGCAAAGTCTCGAAGCGGGTGATCGAATGCCTGATTCAATGCGGGGCGTTCGACTTTACCGGCCAGTTCCGCTCGAGGCTCTTCGCGGGGCTCGAGGATGTCCTCAAGCGCTGCGGCAAACACAACGATCCGAACCAGCTCAGCATCTTCGCGGCCATCGAGACACAGAACGGCGGCCCGTCGCACCTCGTGGAGCTTCCCGAGATCGACGAATGGCCCGAAAAAGAGAGACTGGCCCGCGAAAAAGAAGCCCTCGGATTCTACATCACCGGCCATCCCCTGGACCGCTTTCAACAGGTGGCGGACAGGGTCGCCGACTGCACCGTGCAGGCGCTTTCAACGAAGGAAGATAAATCCCTGGTCAAAATCGCCGGCGTCGTCGGAGAGCTCAAGTTGAAACGCACCAAGAAAGGCGACAGGATGGCAGTCTTCCAGCTCGAAGACCTGACCGGCTCAATGGAGGTCGTGCTCTTCCCGGAGGCCTTCGCCCGCTGCAGCGCCCTCTTGAAAGGGGACGACCCTATCCTGGTCTGCGGACCGGTGGAGATCGGCGAAAGCTCCACAAAGATCATCGCTCAGGAGATCGAGGCCCTCAGCGCCGCCCGGCAGCGGTGCGTCAAGGCCATGGCCATCCGTCTGGCCGAAAAGGAGATCAGCCGTCCGTTGATCGAGGACCTGCGCAACATCGTTTTCC
The DNA window shown above is from Desulfatiglans anilini DSM 4660 and carries:
- a CDS encoding DNA polymerase III subunit alpha: MTAPNPFVHLHVHTEFSLLDGAIRIGQMLDKASTLGMNAVAVTDHGNMFGTVQFSQQAAKAGIKPIIGCEVYLAPGDRRDRSPAPDGSPNAYHLILLVTNLEGYRNLCRLVTLGHLEGFYYHPRVDMALLREHHQGLIALSACLKGVVPHLIQQGRIEAAREKALELAAIFDHDRFFLEVQANRMPEQIALNRALRELSGDLSLPLAATNDCHYLNRADAEAHDVLLCIQTGKTLEDEKRMRFPSDEFYFKSQEEMAADLPGFEDALAHTAGIAERCDFELEIGRYKYPVFHLPEGQSLEERLTEDAEKGLGARFEEFEAEGRAPSADLIGTYRERLDYELGVIKKMGFSGYFLIVADFIEYARRKQIPVGPGRGSAAGSLAAYCLRITNIDPIRYGLLFERFLNPQRISMPDIDIDFCINGREEVIQYVTEKYGRDSVGQIITFGTMKARAAIRDVGRSLNIPLKDVDRIAKLVPEGPRVTLEQALAEEPELRKLEQSDPAVRKLLTISRSLEGLSRHASTHASGVVISDRPLVEYLPLFKGARDEIMTQFTMDRIEQLGLIKFDFLGLKTLTVIRQALDLIQQTTGRELDLEKIPLDDPATYQLCCEGKTTGVFQLESSGMKELLRRLKPGVFEDMVALVALYRPGPLGSNMVEDFINGKHGHTRIRYPLPQLEPILKETYGVILYQEQVMKIAQVLADYSLAEADELRKAIGKKKVEVMAQHQNRFTEGAAKSGVDPAKAENLFNLIEKFGGYGFNKSHSAAYALIAYQTAYLKAHFPVEFMAALLTQDMGNQDKTIKNIAECREMGIRILPPDINESQADFSVIDGKIRFGLAAVKNVGLKAIEVVIEERGDSGPFTDLFDFCRRVESSKVSKRVIECLIQCGAFDFTGQFRSRLFAGLEDVLKRCGKHNDPNQLSIFAAIETQNGGPSHLVELPEIDEWPEKERLAREKEALGFYITGHPLDRFQQVADRVADCTVQALSTKEDKSLVKIAGVVGELKLKRTKKGDRMAVFQLEDLTGSMEVVLFPEAFARCSALLKGDDPILVCGPVEIGESSTKIIAQEIEALSAARQRCVKAMAIRLAEKEISRPLIEDLRNIVFRYPGSCRLLFAVTSPEGGEIRIAAHERFRVQPCPELLGEIQTLVGAGRHEFFFDQPAADQHLAPSA